The following are encoded in a window of Microtus ochrogaster isolate Prairie Vole_2 linkage group LG7_11, MicOch1.0, whole genome shotgun sequence genomic DNA:
- the Htra4 gene encoding serine protease HTRA4, translated as MSFQALWTVWAQFLLLCLLLPVPWVEARRSRVSMPCPEVCDVTRCPPLPTCSTGTAPVPDRCGCCRVCAAGEGQECGGTRGRPCVSGLRCGAPFSREPIGGAWLGTCGCVEGVEGAEVCGSDGRTYPSLCALRKENRAARLRGSPPAVPVQKGGCGDPGTRSAGRLRRKFNFIAAVVEKVAPSVVHLQLFRRSPLTNQEIPASSGSGFIVSEDGLIVTNAHVLTSHQKIQVELQSGARYEATVKDIDHKLDLALIKIEPKTDLPVLLLGRSSDLRAGEFVVALGSPFSLQDTVTAGIVSTTQRGGKELGLKDSDIDYIQTDAIINHGNSGGPLVNLDGDVIGINTLKVTAGISFAIPSDRIRQFLADYHERQLKGKAPSQKKYLGLRMLPLTLNLLQEMKRQDPDFPDVSSGVFVYEVIQGTAAASSGLRDHDVIVSINGQPVTTTTDVIEAVKDNDFLSITVRRGSQTLFLTVTPEIIN; from the exons ATGAGCTTCCAGGCGCTCTGGACTGTGTGGGCACAGTTTCTCCTgctgtgcctgctgctgcctgttccttgggtggaggccagaaggtccAGAGTCTCGATGCCCTGTCCTGAGGTCTGCGATGTCACACGTTGCCCGCCACTGCCCACCTGCTCGACTGGCACCGCGCCGGTGCCCGACCGCTGCGGCTGCTGCCGTGTGTGCGCTGCGGGAGAGGGTCAGGAGTGTGGCGGGACCCGGGGCCGGCCATGCGTCTCGGGGCTGCGCTGCGGTGCCCCGTTTTCCCGGGAGCCTATTGGGGGCGCATGGCTGGGCACCTGCGGCTGCGTGGAGGGCGTGGAGGGCGCGGAGGTGTGCGGCAGCGATGGGCGCACTTACCCCAGCTTGTGCGCGCTGCGTAAGGAGAACAGAGCCGCGAGACTACGGGGCTCGCCCCCGGCAGTGCCCGTGCAGAAAGGAGGCTGCGGGGACCCAG GGACCAGGAGTGCAGGGCGGCTCAGGAGGAAGTTTAACTTTATCGCAGCGGTGGTGGAGAAAGTGGCGCCATCTGTGGTTCACTTGCAGTTATTCCGCAG GTCACCTCTCACCAACCAGGAAATCCCTGCCTCCAGTGGCTCTGGGTTCATAGTGTCTGAGGATGGGCTCATCGTCACCAATGCTCACGTCCTCACCAGCCATCAGAAGATCCAGGTGGAACTCCAGAGTGGGGCCCGCTATGAAGCCACTGTCAAAGACATCGACCATAAACTGGACCTCGCGCTGATTAAGATTGAGCCGAAA ACTGACCTTCCCGTGTTGCTGCTGGGGAGATCATCCGATCTCCGGGCTGGAGAGTTCGTGGTGGCTTTGGGCAGCCCGTTTTCTCTGCAGGACACGGTGACTGCTGGGATTGTCAGCACCACACAGAGAGGTGGCAAAGAGCTGGGACTGAAGGATTCAGACATAGACTATATCCAGACAGATGCCATCATCAAC CACGGGAATTCTGGGGGCCCACTGGTGAACTTG GATGGCGATGTGATTGGTATAAACACCCTGAAGGTGACTGCAGGAATCTCCTTTGCGATTCCCTCGGATCGGATCAGACAGTTCCTGGCCGACTATCACGAGCGCCAGTTGAAAG GAAAGGCCCCTTCACAGAAGAAATACCTGGGTCTTCGAATGTTGCCCCTCACTTTGAA CCTCCTACAAGAAATGAAGAGGCAAGATCCGGATTTCCCTGATGTGAGCTCTGGAGTTTTTGTCTATGAAGTGATTCAAGGAACGGCCGCTGCAAG ctcGGGGTTGAGAGACCATGACGTAATTGTCAGCATAAATGGGCAACCTGTCACCACCACAACTGATGTCATCGAAGCTGTTAAGGACAATGACTTTCTCTCCATCACTGTGCGCCGAGGAAGTCAGACCTTGTTTCTGACAGtcacacctgaaataatcaatTAA